CGCTCCAGCAGCGCCGTCATCTCCTCCAGTCGGCGGCGCTCACGCGTGAGGAAGACGCCGTGCAGCGTCAGGTTGCGCGGGTAGAAGGCGGACACGTCCCCGCTGAAGCCCAGGATGGTCGCGAGCCGCCCGTGCGGCCGTGTCGCCGGGATGCTGGGAATCATGTTCTTCCCCACCGTGTCGAACACCGCGTCCACGCCCTGCCCGCCCGTCTCTCGCAGCGCGACCTGGGCCGGGTCCTCGCTCCGGTAGTTGATGGCCACGTCCGCGCCCAGCTTGCGCAGCGTCTCCAGGTTGTCCGGTCCGGACGTCGCCAGCACCCGTGCGCCCAGGGCCTTCGCAATCTGCACCGCGAACGAGCCCACGCCTCCCGCACCACCGTGGATGAGCACCGTCTCCCCGACGCGGAGCTGCATCCGTCGCACCAGGGCGTCCCACGCGGTGCCACCGGCCAGCGGGACGGCGGCGGCCTCTTCGTGCGAGAGGCTCGGCGGCTTCCTCGCGATGATGCTGGCCGGGACGACGTTGAGCTCGGCGTAGGTGCCGTGCGGGTTGCCGAAAATCTCCGGCGTGTAGAAGACCTCGTCACCGGCCTTGAAGTCCGTGACGCCCGGGCCCACCTGCTCGATGACGCCCGAGGCGTCGTAGCCGATGACGGAAGGGGGCTGGAGCCCTGCCCACGTCCCGTCCTGGCGCAGCTTCGCGTCCACGGGGTTGGTGCCTGAGACGAGGACCCGGACCAACACCTGCCCGGGGCCCGGCGTGGGCGTCGGAACGTCGCGGACTTCGAACAACTCGGGGCCGCCGAAGCGGGGAAGGACGATTGCGCGCATGCGCGCGGAACTAACCGGGTGCGCCGGGCCCGGCAATCCCTCGTGGAGGCAAGCGTCCAGGGTCCGACTGCCGGAGCCCTTCGATAAGACAGAGGGCTCGGAGGGCGAGCCCCCCGAGCGGAACGAACGTTCCTTCCAGGCTTCGGCTGGCGGGCGGGGCGAGCCCTCCGCGTGGAACGAACGTTCCTTCCAGGCCGCGGCGGCGGGCGGGGCGAGCCCTCCGCGTGGAACGAACGTTCCTTCCAGGCTGAGGCCCGCAAGCGAGACGAGCCTCCACCGGGCAGGCCGTGCGTCGCCGCCCGGCGTTTTGAATCAGGCCGCCGGCTTCCCCTCCGGCGTCAACACCACCAGGAGCTGCCGGGCGGCGACCTGGCCTCCGACGGAGACGTTGACCGCCTCCACCGTGCCAGCCACATCCGCCACGAGCTGGAACTCCATCTTCATCGCCTCCAGCACGACCAGCACGTCCCCGGGCTTCACCACCTCCCCGGGCTTCGCGTCCACGCGGAGAATCCTTCCGTCCATCGGCGCCGCCAGCCGGCCACTTCCCCCACCCTCGGCCTTCGACGGCGGGCGATACGTCACATCCGTCACCGCGTGCGCCCCACCGCCCGCGTCCAGCCACAGCGTGTCCCCGGCCCGCAGATAGCGCGCCCGCCCGCGAGTCCCCGCGACCGAGAAGTCGAGCACCCCGTCGGCCAGGCCGTGAATCGCG
This DNA window, taken from Pyxidicoccus xibeiensis, encodes the following:
- a CDS encoding zinc-dependent alcohol dehydrogenase family protein, whose amino-acid sequence is MRAIVLPRFGGPELFEVRDVPTPTPGPGQVLVRVLVSGTNPVDAKLRQDGTWAGLQPPSVIGYDASGVIEQVGPGVTDFKAGDEVFYTPEIFGNPHGTYAELNVVPASIIARKPPSLSHEEAAAVPLAGGTAWDALVRRMQLRVGETVLIHGGAGGVGSFAVQIAKALGARVLATSGPDNLETLRKLGADVAINYRSEDPAQVALRETGGQGVDAVFDTVGKNMIPSIPATRPHGRLATILGFSGDVSAFYPRNLTLHGVFLTRERRRLEEMTALLERKQMKPLVERVLPLEQVAEAHRILDSGHGRGKLVLRVAK